A DNA window from Arachis hypogaea cultivar Tifrunner chromosome 18, arahy.Tifrunner.gnm2.J5K5, whole genome shotgun sequence contains the following coding sequences:
- the LOC140181508 gene encoding uncharacterized mitochondrial protein AtMg00810-like produces the protein MVDCKPIDTPIQVNHKLKIVEGATLTDKEWYQRLVGKLIYLSHTRPNIAYDVGIVSQFMHKPQEDHMEAAMRIVWYLKGALGSGIIFKRNGHLKVETYTNANWADNPNDRRSTAGYFTLVGGNLVTWKSKKQKVVALSSAEAEF, from the coding sequence ATGGTGGATTGCAAACCAATAGATACGCCCATCCAAGTTAATCACAAGTTGAAGATAGTAGAAGGTGCCACCCTAACAGATAAGGAATGGTACCAGCGACTGGTTGGAAAACTAATTTACTTATCACATACTCGGCCTAACATAGCTTATGATGTGGGAATAGTAAGTCAGTTTATGCATAAGCCACAAGAAGATCATATGGAAGCTGCCATGAGGATAGTTTGGTATTTGAAGGGAGCTCTAGGAAGTGGAATCATTTTCAAAAGGAATGGCCATTTGAAGGTTGAGACATACACTAACGCAAATTGGGCGGACAACCCAAATGATAGAAGATCAACAGCTGGTTACTTTACACTTGTTGGAGGCAACCTAGTAACTTGGAAAAGCAAGAAGCAGAAAGTTGTAGCTCTTTCAAGCGCAGAGGCAGAATTTTGA